Proteins encoded within one genomic window of Amorphoplanes friuliensis DSM 7358:
- a CDS encoding AAA family ATPase translates to MTRLLITRGLPASGKTTFARKLQPGVVRVNRDDLRLMLHGQRLFTQWAEGQVTRAQRAAVEALLRAHADVIVDDTNLRAKTVREWAEMAARFRASFEVHDFTDVPLEECLRRDAGRDGDERVGEEGIRRMHERYLAGKNTPLPIPYVETGGPGVVYDPDPELPPVVLVDIDGTVALMNGRSPYDWGRVGEDAPNPAVIAAVRAMHAAGHAIVFCSGRDAVCRAETEAWLDLYVDVPYEGLFMRPEGDSRKDAIVKREIFDREIRDRWRVIGVFDDRMQVVQMWRALGLTVFQVAEGDF, encoded by the coding sequence ATGACCAGACTGCTGATCACGCGAGGCCTGCCCGCCTCCGGCAAGACCACGTTCGCGCGCAAGCTCCAGCCGGGTGTCGTCCGGGTCAACCGTGACGACCTGCGGCTGATGCTGCACGGGCAGCGGCTCTTCACGCAGTGGGCGGAGGGGCAGGTGACGCGCGCCCAGCGGGCCGCGGTGGAGGCGTTGCTGCGGGCGCACGCCGACGTCATCGTCGACGATACCAACCTGCGGGCCAAGACCGTCCGTGAGTGGGCCGAGATGGCGGCGCGGTTCCGGGCGTCGTTCGAGGTGCACGACTTCACCGACGTGCCGCTGGAGGAGTGCCTGCGCCGCGATGCCGGGCGCGACGGTGACGAGCGGGTCGGCGAGGAGGGCATCCGGCGGATGCACGAGCGTTACCTCGCGGGCAAGAACACCCCACTGCCCATCCCGTACGTGGAGACGGGCGGTCCTGGTGTCGTCTACGACCCCGATCCGGAGTTGCCGCCGGTGGTCCTCGTGGACATCGACGGCACGGTCGCGCTGATGAACGGCCGAAGCCCGTACGACTGGGGTCGTGTCGGTGAGGACGCGCCGAACCCGGCGGTGATCGCGGCGGTCCGGGCGATGCACGCGGCCGGGCACGCGATCGTCTTCTGCTCGGGGCGCGACGCCGTGTGCCGGGCCGAGACCGAGGCCTGGCTGGACCTTTACGTCGATGTGCCGTACGAAGGACTCTTCATGCGGCCCGAGGGCGACTCCCGCAAGGATGCGATCGTGAAGCGGGAGATCTTCGACCGGGAGATCCGTGACCGCTGGCGGGTCATCGGTGTCTTCGACGACCGCATGCAGGTCGTGCAGATGTGGCGCGCGCTGGGACTGACGGTGTTCCAGGTGGCAGAGGGAGACTTCTGA
- a CDS encoding RNA ligase family protein: protein MDGQGGKYPRTFHLPDSPGATSDDRIQQDLSWLDGELVVTEKLDGGNLTFTRDAMYARSLDSGTQPWDRPAKALWAMTAYRIPDDWRVCGESMWARRSIAYTDLPGVFIVFGIWDETDTLLGWDDTVDWAQRLELPVVPVLYRGGSLTEARAAWAGQRDLETSEGFVVRSAGRIPAKEFSHRLLKWVRAGHVRTDAAWRHRDDFPLNEFA from the coding sequence ATGGACGGGCAGGGCGGAAAGTACCCGCGGACTTTCCACCTGCCCGACTCGCCCGGCGCGACCAGCGACGACCGCATCCAGCAGGATCTGTCCTGGCTGGACGGTGAGCTGGTCGTCACCGAAAAACTCGACGGCGGCAACCTCACCTTCACCCGTGACGCGATGTACGCCCGGTCCCTCGACTCGGGCACCCAGCCGTGGGACCGCCCGGCGAAGGCGCTGTGGGCGATGACGGCCTACCGCATCCCGGACGACTGGCGGGTGTGCGGCGAGTCGATGTGGGCGCGCCGCAGCATCGCGTACACCGATCTGCCCGGGGTTTTCATCGTCTTCGGGATCTGGGACGAGACCGACACCCTTCTGGGCTGGGACGACACCGTGGACTGGGCTCAGCGGCTGGAGCTGCCGGTGGTCCCCGTGCTCTACCGCGGCGGCAGCCTCACCGAGGCGCGGGCGGCCTGGGCCGGCCAACGAGACCTCGAGACCTCCGAGGGTTTTGTGGTCCGCAGTGCCGGCCGCATCCCGGCCAAGGAGTTCTCCCACCGGCTCCTCAAGTGGGTACGCGCCGGCCACGTCCGCACCGACGCGGCCTGGCGCCACCGCGACGACTTCCCGCTGAACGAGTTCGCCTAG